A genomic segment from Pangasianodon hypophthalmus isolate fPanHyp1 chromosome 25, fPanHyp1.pri, whole genome shotgun sequence encodes:
- the uacab gene encoding uveal autoantigen with coiled-coil domains and ankyrin repeats protein isoform X3 translates to MKAVERGEVDKVSAVLSKKGIIPTKLDVEGRSAFHLAATRGHLDCLSVILGHGVDVTASDATGKNALHLAARNGQALCVQKLLQHNCPVGNVDLQGRTALHDAVMAGCTSSVKLLCDSGASVNASDFDGRTPLVLATQMCHPRICQLLLDRGADIRVRDKQNKTALILGCEFACKDAVEVLLKSGADITAVDSSGHDSYHYARLSKNPELISLIKSYLDNMKAKEASRVELKKRQLSVDVTPETSPNRDQIIHDLEKQNESQQETLRKYHQEQRALLDKVSMLQQQLSQEKSMVEDIHKEREQLKRMLSAREKETTATETVKVQLRSHLGDYSGQSVIKGKDTILVRQAQSLDSAQVLQPSVPSRSVSRPLELSHPVIAAPNEVETLRQELRSTRKQQEAAQEEVGRLQVALARKTKECEELVQSRDATKREADQQIQELEGALGDVQKRMLDSEAKVKQLQAHVITVKEHLGNQMLDDLKAQLNEVKVKYEGASAEVGRVRNHLKQSEKALEEYKKSEALLAEEVEKLTAELNAMKEERDEMAETLVEMEARVKETEKRLVTMVPGEKFDNMKNLLTNAVDEKERQLVELREDYDRVLEEVAELHREVDHRDTIPLQEHERLRVTLEEQSDILKKKLADVTSKCQSLICEVEDGEDERELLREELHELSKNLQTQFVPVETHEGLKNALNLAMEELKDQLDETNERRNHAEEQLRRLQEEKASLAENMSSLKSTHIPNERYESEVAALLAHKAGMEKDLENLQRKYKDKEKELEVMATENIALKQNLEGEFVKREMYEKVQKELHEALEKAKAEIHKLEEDGKVKEDELKKVKEGSAMLKENLQEKLEKDYISIVDHEAIKSQLNSALAEAEGSAKEAFSKYESIQEGTLKLHKEIEAQKKELDTIHEAIQSKFVPVSVLEEKEKAFNATVKDLREELAKMEEKYKSAKTDVELERQDKETVKLEMESVQKRLEANLFSSEKYREIEDDYKGQMENLSLKLVELEQQYMEVTVQRAELEEQNSLCNTEMKNLQQRLENEYVHLEQFEAMRCSLTCSLQEAQAECKSLNEAYDLEVHRIQDLEKELQSHRTDADLLVQHSHAREALEQEVAKLRLALREEEETSAQRAEDVATLQTELLRATHALDDLRSHEGQLCELKAEKQRLEEEVGELSDRLLGLEEQCEELYQEAAQAKEGENRARMETEALQTKSTSIEKEIQDLKERYDDSLSTIGDLQKRIQTSSEQTEAKDKRITELLADVERLKQALNGLSQLAYTGNTPNKRHAQHIDTLQAQVKSLQQQLADAERQHREVVSIYRTHLLSAAQGHMDEDVQAALLQIIRMRQQFVC, encoded by the exons ATGAAGGCGGTTGAAAGAGGAGAGGTGGACAAGGTGTCAGCTGTCCTCAGTAAGAAAGGCATCATCCCCACCAAACTAGACGTAGAGGGCCGCTCTGC TTTTCATCTTGCTGCCACTAGAGGACATTTGGACTGCCTTAGTGTCATCCTCGGTCATGGTGTTGATGTCACAGCCAGTGATGCCACAG GAAAAAATGCCTTACACTTAGCAGCCCGGAATGGACAGGCGTTGTGTGTACAGAAGCTTCTACAG CATAACTGTCCTGTTGGAAACGTGGACCTGCAGGGAAGAACAGCCCTGCATGATGCTG TCATGGCCGGCTGCACCTCCAGTGTTAAGCTGTTGTGTGACAGTGGGGCTTCAGTCAACGCTAGTGACTTT GACGGGAGAACTCCACTGGTGCTGGCCACTCAGATGTGTCATCCCCGTATCTGTCAGCTCCTGCTGGACCGAGGAGCTGACATCCGAGTGCGCGACAAGCAGAACAA AACCGCCTTGATCCTGGGATGTGAATTTGCCTGTAAGGACGCTGTAGAGGTTTTGTTGAAGAGCGGAGCTGATATCACTGCTGTGGACAGCTCCGGCCATGACAGCTATCACTATGCCCGACTCAGCAAAAACCCAGAGCTCATCAGCCTTATCAAGAGCTATCTGGATAATATGAAAG CAAAAGAAGCTAGCAGGGTGGAACTGAAGAAGAGACAG CTGTCTGTGGATGTGACCCCTGAGACATCACCTAACAGGGATCAGATTATTCAT gatCTTGAGAAGCAGAATGAGAGCCAGCAGGAGACTCTGAGGAAGTATCATCAGGAACAGAGGGCTCTACTGGACAAAGTCAGTATGCTGCAACAGCAGCTCAgtcag GAGAAGTCGATGGTGGAGGACATTCACAAAGAG AGGGAGCAACTGAAGCGCATGCTGTCtgccagagagaaagagactacAGCTACAGAGACTGTGAAGGTTCAGCTCCGGAGCCATCTG gGAGATTACTCAGGCCAGTCTGTGATTAAAG gGAAAGATACTATTCTTGTCAGACAAGCTCAGAGTCTGGATTCAGCTCAG GTTTTGCAGCCTTCTGTTCCATCTCGCTCTGTATCCCGACCCTTAGAGCTCTCTCACCCAGTGATTGCAGCCCCTAATGAGGTGGAGACGTTACGTCAGGAGCTAAGGTCCACCCGTAAGCAGCAGGAGGCTGCACAGGAAGAAGTAGGACGCCTCCAGGTGGCACTTGCACGAAAGACCAAGGAGTGTGAAGAACTGGTTCAGAGTCGAGACGCCACCAAACGAGAAGCAGATCAGCAGATTCAGGAGCTAGAGGGGGCATTGGGAGACGTCCAAAAGAGGATGCTGGACTCCGAAGCTAAGGTCAAGCAGCTGCAGGCACATGTGATCACAGTAAAGGAGCATCTTGGCAACCAAATGTTAGACGACCTCAAAGCTCAGCTCAATGAGGTGAAGGTTAAATATGAAGGTGCGTCAGCTGAAGTCGGCCGGGTCAGGAATCATTTGAAGCAGAGTGAGAAAGCTCTGGAGGAATATAAAAAGAGTGAAGCTCTCTTGGCTGAAGAGGTCGAGAAGCTGACAGCTGAGCTTAATGCAATGAAAGAAGAGCGTGATGAGATGGCTGAGACTCTCGTAGAAATGGAGGCTCGTgttaaagaaacagagaaacgcCTGGTCACCATGGTGCCTGGAGAGAAGTTCGACAACATGAAGAACCTTCTGACTAATGCGGTGGATGAAAAGGAGAGGCAGCTGGTGGAGCTGCGGGAGGATTACGATCGTGTTCTAGAGGAGGTGGCTGAGCTCCACAGGGAGGTGGACCACAGGGACACTATCCCCCTTCAGGAGCATGAGAGACTCAGAGTCACTCTTGAGGAACAGAGTGATATCCTGAAGAAAAAACTGGCAGATGTCACTTCTAAATGTCAGTCGCTGATCTGCGAGGTTGAGGATGGTGAAGATGAGAGGGAGCTGCTTAGAGAAGAGCTGCACGAGCTCAGCAAGAACCTCCAGACACAGTTTGTTCCTGTTGAGACTCATGAGGGATTGAAGAACGCTCTGAATCTTGCTATGGAGGAGCTTAAGGACCAGCTTGATGAGACAAATGAGAGGAGAAATCATGCTGAGGAGCAGTTGAGGAGGCTCCAGGAGGAGAAGGCCTCTCTGGCTGAAAACATGAGCAGCCTGAAGAGCACTCACATACCCAACGAAAGGTATGAAAGTGAGGTTGCTGCACTTTTGGCCCATAAAGCAGGGATGGAAAAGGATCTAGAGAATCTCCAGAGGAAGTACAAAGATAAAGAGAAGGAACTTGAGGTTATGGCAACTGAGAACATTGCACTGAAACAGAACTTAGAGGGAGAGTTTGTTAAAAGAGAAATGTATGAGAAAGTGCAGAAAGAGTTACATGAAGCTTTGGAGAAAGCTAAGGCTGAAATTCACAAATTAGAGGAAGATGGAAAAGTTAAAGAGGATGAGTTGAAGAAGGTGAAAGAGGGAAGCGCtatgttaaaagaaaatctacAGGAGAAATTAGAAAAGGACTATATCAGCATTGTTGACCATGAGGCAATAAAAAGCCAGCTAAACAGTGCTTTAGCTGAAGCAGAAGGAAGTGCCAAAGAGGCCTTTTCCAAATATGAGTCTATTCAAGAAGGTACTTTAAAACTTCACAAAGAAATTGAAGCCCAGAAGAAAGAGCTGGACACTATTCATGAAGCCATTCAATCTAAATTTGTGCCAGTGAGTGTTctggaggaaaaagaaaaggccTTCAATGCCACTGTGAAGGATCTAAGAGAGGAGCTAGCAAAAATGGAGGAGAAATACAAAAGTGCAAAGACTGATGTGGAACTTGAGAGACAAGACAAAGAGACTGTGAAATTAGAGATGGAATCTGTGCAGAAGAGACTGGAGGCTAACCTGTTCTCCagtgaaaaatacagagaaatagaAGATGACTATAAAGGCCAGATGGAGAACTTGAGTCTAAAGTTAGTGGAACTGGAACAGCAGTACATGGAGGTAACTGTTCAGAGAGCTGAACTGGAGGAACAGAACTCGCTCTGCAATACTGAAATGAAGAACCTCCAACAGCGTCTAGAAAATGAGTATGTTCATCTTGAGCAGTTTGAGGCCATGAGGTGCTCGCTGACCTGCAGTTTGCAGGAGGCACAGGCCGAGTGCAAGAGCCTCAATGAGGCCTACGATTTGGAGGTCCACCGCATCCAAGACCTGGAGAAAGAGCTGCAGAGCCACAGAACTGATGCTGATCTACTGGTTCAACACAGCCATGCCAGAGAGGCCCTGGAGCAAGAAGTGGCCAAGCTCCGTTTGGCCCTGAGGGAAGAAGAGGAGACCAGTGCCCAGAGGGCTGAGGACGTAGCCACTCTGCAGACAGAGCTCCTTAGGGCAACACATGCCTTGGATGATCTTCGCAGCCATGAAGGTCAGTTGTGTGAGCTCAAAGCTGAGAAGCAGAGGCTGGAAGAGGAGGTAGGGGAGCTCAGTGATCGGCTCTTGGGTTTAGAAGAGCAGTGCGAGGAACTATACCAGGAAGCAGCCCAGGCCAAAGAAGGCGAGAATAGAGCAAGGATGGAGACGGAGGCCCTGCAGACCAAGAGCACCTCAATTGAGAAAGAGATCCAAGATCTGAAAGAGAGATACGATGACTCGTTGAGCACCATCGGTGACCTCCAGAAAAGGATCCAGACTTCCTCAGAACAGACTGAGGCCAAAGACAAAAGG attaCAGAGCTGCTGGCAGATGTAGAGAGGTTGAAACAGGCTCTCAATGGCCTGTCCCAGCTGGCTTACACTGGCAACACTCCCAACAAGAGACATGCTCAACACATTGACACACTCCAGGCGCAGGTCAAGAGCCTCCAGCAGCAGCTGGCT GATGCTGAGAGGCAACACAGAGAGGTGGTTTCAATTTATCGAACTCatcttctcagtgctgcacag GGTCACATGGATGAAGACGTTCAGGCAGCGTTGCTGCAGATTATCCGAATGAGGCAGCAGTTTGTGTGTTAA
- the uacab gene encoding uveal autoantigen with coiled-coil domains and ankyrin repeats isoform X1, producing the protein MKSLKYRLKKHEVTITNTDWNKYDDRLMKAVERGEVDKVSAVLSKKGIIPTKLDVEGRSAFHLAATRGHLDCLSVILGHGVDVTASDATGKNALHLAARNGQALCVQKLLQHNCPVGNVDLQGRTALHDAVMAGCTSSVKLLCDSGASVNASDFDGRTPLVLATQMCHPRICQLLLDRGADIRVRDKQNKTALILGCEFACKDAVEVLLKSGADITAVDSSGHDSYHYARLSKNPELISLIKSYLDNMKAKEASRVELKKRQLSVDVTPETSPNRDQIIHDLEKQNESQQETLRKYHQEQRALLDKVSMLQQQLSQEKSMVEDIHKEREQLKRMLSAREKETTATETVKVQLRSHLGDYSGQSVIKGKDTILVRQAQSLDSAQVLQPSVPSRSVSRPLELSHPVIAAPNEVETLRQELRSTRKQQEAAQEEVGRLQVALARKTKECEELVQSRDATKREADQQIQELEGALGDVQKRMLDSEAKVKQLQAHVITVKEHLGNQMLDDLKAQLNEVKVKYEGASAEVGRVRNHLKQSEKALEEYKKSEALLAEEVEKLTAELNAMKEERDEMAETLVEMEARVKETEKRLVTMVPGEKFDNMKNLLTNAVDEKERQLVELREDYDRVLEEVAELHREVDHRDTIPLQEHERLRVTLEEQSDILKKKLADVTSKCQSLICEVEDGEDERELLREELHELSKNLQTQFVPVETHEGLKNALNLAMEELKDQLDETNERRNHAEEQLRRLQEEKASLAENMSSLKSTHIPNERYESEVAALLAHKAGMEKDLENLQRKYKDKEKELEVMATENIALKQNLEGEFVKREMYEKVQKELHEALEKAKAEIHKLEEDGKVKEDELKKVKEGSAMLKENLQEKLEKDYISIVDHEAIKSQLNSALAEAEGSAKEAFSKYESIQEGTLKLHKEIEAQKKELDTIHEAIQSKFVPVSVLEEKEKAFNATVKDLREELAKMEEKYKSAKTDVELERQDKETVKLEMESVQKRLEANLFSSEKYREIEDDYKGQMENLSLKLVELEQQYMEVTVQRAELEEQNSLCNTEMKNLQQRLENEYVHLEQFEAMRCSLTCSLQEAQAECKSLNEAYDLEVHRIQDLEKELQSHRTDADLLVQHSHAREALEQEVAKLRLALREEEETSAQRAEDVATLQTELLRATHALDDLRSHEGQLCELKAEKQRLEEEVGELSDRLLGLEEQCEELYQEAAQAKEGENRARMETEALQTKSTSIEKEIQDLKERYDDSLSTIGDLQKRIQTSSEQTEAKDKRITELLADVERLKQALNGLSQLAYTGNTPNKRHAQHIDTLQAQVKSLQQQLADAERQHREVVSIYRTHLLSAAQGHMDEDVQAALLQIIRMRQQFVC; encoded by the exons AACACCGACTGGAATAAGTATGATGACAGGCTGATGAAGGCGGTTGAAAGAGGAGAGGTGGACAAGGTGTCAGCTGTCCTCAGTAAGAAAGGCATCATCCCCACCAAACTAGACGTAGAGGGCCGCTCTGC TTTTCATCTTGCTGCCACTAGAGGACATTTGGACTGCCTTAGTGTCATCCTCGGTCATGGTGTTGATGTCACAGCCAGTGATGCCACAG GAAAAAATGCCTTACACTTAGCAGCCCGGAATGGACAGGCGTTGTGTGTACAGAAGCTTCTACAG CATAACTGTCCTGTTGGAAACGTGGACCTGCAGGGAAGAACAGCCCTGCATGATGCTG TCATGGCCGGCTGCACCTCCAGTGTTAAGCTGTTGTGTGACAGTGGGGCTTCAGTCAACGCTAGTGACTTT GACGGGAGAACTCCACTGGTGCTGGCCACTCAGATGTGTCATCCCCGTATCTGTCAGCTCCTGCTGGACCGAGGAGCTGACATCCGAGTGCGCGACAAGCAGAACAA AACCGCCTTGATCCTGGGATGTGAATTTGCCTGTAAGGACGCTGTAGAGGTTTTGTTGAAGAGCGGAGCTGATATCACTGCTGTGGACAGCTCCGGCCATGACAGCTATCACTATGCCCGACTCAGCAAAAACCCAGAGCTCATCAGCCTTATCAAGAGCTATCTGGATAATATGAAAG CAAAAGAAGCTAGCAGGGTGGAACTGAAGAAGAGACAG CTGTCTGTGGATGTGACCCCTGAGACATCACCTAACAGGGATCAGATTATTCAT gatCTTGAGAAGCAGAATGAGAGCCAGCAGGAGACTCTGAGGAAGTATCATCAGGAACAGAGGGCTCTACTGGACAAAGTCAGTATGCTGCAACAGCAGCTCAgtcag GAGAAGTCGATGGTGGAGGACATTCACAAAGAG AGGGAGCAACTGAAGCGCATGCTGTCtgccagagagaaagagactacAGCTACAGAGACTGTGAAGGTTCAGCTCCGGAGCCATCTG gGAGATTACTCAGGCCAGTCTGTGATTAAAG gGAAAGATACTATTCTTGTCAGACAAGCTCAGAGTCTGGATTCAGCTCAG GTTTTGCAGCCTTCTGTTCCATCTCGCTCTGTATCCCGACCCTTAGAGCTCTCTCACCCAGTGATTGCAGCCCCTAATGAGGTGGAGACGTTACGTCAGGAGCTAAGGTCCACCCGTAAGCAGCAGGAGGCTGCACAGGAAGAAGTAGGACGCCTCCAGGTGGCACTTGCACGAAAGACCAAGGAGTGTGAAGAACTGGTTCAGAGTCGAGACGCCACCAAACGAGAAGCAGATCAGCAGATTCAGGAGCTAGAGGGGGCATTGGGAGACGTCCAAAAGAGGATGCTGGACTCCGAAGCTAAGGTCAAGCAGCTGCAGGCACATGTGATCACAGTAAAGGAGCATCTTGGCAACCAAATGTTAGACGACCTCAAAGCTCAGCTCAATGAGGTGAAGGTTAAATATGAAGGTGCGTCAGCTGAAGTCGGCCGGGTCAGGAATCATTTGAAGCAGAGTGAGAAAGCTCTGGAGGAATATAAAAAGAGTGAAGCTCTCTTGGCTGAAGAGGTCGAGAAGCTGACAGCTGAGCTTAATGCAATGAAAGAAGAGCGTGATGAGATGGCTGAGACTCTCGTAGAAATGGAGGCTCGTgttaaagaaacagagaaacgcCTGGTCACCATGGTGCCTGGAGAGAAGTTCGACAACATGAAGAACCTTCTGACTAATGCGGTGGATGAAAAGGAGAGGCAGCTGGTGGAGCTGCGGGAGGATTACGATCGTGTTCTAGAGGAGGTGGCTGAGCTCCACAGGGAGGTGGACCACAGGGACACTATCCCCCTTCAGGAGCATGAGAGACTCAGAGTCACTCTTGAGGAACAGAGTGATATCCTGAAGAAAAAACTGGCAGATGTCACTTCTAAATGTCAGTCGCTGATCTGCGAGGTTGAGGATGGTGAAGATGAGAGGGAGCTGCTTAGAGAAGAGCTGCACGAGCTCAGCAAGAACCTCCAGACACAGTTTGTTCCTGTTGAGACTCATGAGGGATTGAAGAACGCTCTGAATCTTGCTATGGAGGAGCTTAAGGACCAGCTTGATGAGACAAATGAGAGGAGAAATCATGCTGAGGAGCAGTTGAGGAGGCTCCAGGAGGAGAAGGCCTCTCTGGCTGAAAACATGAGCAGCCTGAAGAGCACTCACATACCCAACGAAAGGTATGAAAGTGAGGTTGCTGCACTTTTGGCCCATAAAGCAGGGATGGAAAAGGATCTAGAGAATCTCCAGAGGAAGTACAAAGATAAAGAGAAGGAACTTGAGGTTATGGCAACTGAGAACATTGCACTGAAACAGAACTTAGAGGGAGAGTTTGTTAAAAGAGAAATGTATGAGAAAGTGCAGAAAGAGTTACATGAAGCTTTGGAGAAAGCTAAGGCTGAAATTCACAAATTAGAGGAAGATGGAAAAGTTAAAGAGGATGAGTTGAAGAAGGTGAAAGAGGGAAGCGCtatgttaaaagaaaatctacAGGAGAAATTAGAAAAGGACTATATCAGCATTGTTGACCATGAGGCAATAAAAAGCCAGCTAAACAGTGCTTTAGCTGAAGCAGAAGGAAGTGCCAAAGAGGCCTTTTCCAAATATGAGTCTATTCAAGAAGGTACTTTAAAACTTCACAAAGAAATTGAAGCCCAGAAGAAAGAGCTGGACACTATTCATGAAGCCATTCAATCTAAATTTGTGCCAGTGAGTGTTctggaggaaaaagaaaaggccTTCAATGCCACTGTGAAGGATCTAAGAGAGGAGCTAGCAAAAATGGAGGAGAAATACAAAAGTGCAAAGACTGATGTGGAACTTGAGAGACAAGACAAAGAGACTGTGAAATTAGAGATGGAATCTGTGCAGAAGAGACTGGAGGCTAACCTGTTCTCCagtgaaaaatacagagaaatagaAGATGACTATAAAGGCCAGATGGAGAACTTGAGTCTAAAGTTAGTGGAACTGGAACAGCAGTACATGGAGGTAACTGTTCAGAGAGCTGAACTGGAGGAACAGAACTCGCTCTGCAATACTGAAATGAAGAACCTCCAACAGCGTCTAGAAAATGAGTATGTTCATCTTGAGCAGTTTGAGGCCATGAGGTGCTCGCTGACCTGCAGTTTGCAGGAGGCACAGGCCGAGTGCAAGAGCCTCAATGAGGCCTACGATTTGGAGGTCCACCGCATCCAAGACCTGGAGAAAGAGCTGCAGAGCCACAGAACTGATGCTGATCTACTGGTTCAACACAGCCATGCCAGAGAGGCCCTGGAGCAAGAAGTGGCCAAGCTCCGTTTGGCCCTGAGGGAAGAAGAGGAGACCAGTGCCCAGAGGGCTGAGGACGTAGCCACTCTGCAGACAGAGCTCCTTAGGGCAACACATGCCTTGGATGATCTTCGCAGCCATGAAGGTCAGTTGTGTGAGCTCAAAGCTGAGAAGCAGAGGCTGGAAGAGGAGGTAGGGGAGCTCAGTGATCGGCTCTTGGGTTTAGAAGAGCAGTGCGAGGAACTATACCAGGAAGCAGCCCAGGCCAAAGAAGGCGAGAATAGAGCAAGGATGGAGACGGAGGCCCTGCAGACCAAGAGCACCTCAATTGAGAAAGAGATCCAAGATCTGAAAGAGAGATACGATGACTCGTTGAGCACCATCGGTGACCTCCAGAAAAGGATCCAGACTTCCTCAGAACAGACTGAGGCCAAAGACAAAAGG attaCAGAGCTGCTGGCAGATGTAGAGAGGTTGAAACAGGCTCTCAATGGCCTGTCCCAGCTGGCTTACACTGGCAACACTCCCAACAAGAGACATGCTCAACACATTGACACACTCCAGGCGCAGGTCAAGAGCCTCCAGCAGCAGCTGGCT GATGCTGAGAGGCAACACAGAGAGGTGGTTTCAATTTATCGAACTCatcttctcagtgctgcacag GGTCACATGGATGAAGACGTTCAGGCAGCGTTGCTGCAGATTATCCGAATGAGGCAGCAGTTTGTGTGTTAA